The following coding sequences lie in one Drosophila sulfurigaster albostrigata strain 15112-1811.04 chromosome 2R, ASM2355843v2, whole genome shotgun sequence genomic window:
- the LOC133836897 gene encoding LOW QUALITY PROTEIN: ubiquitin-conjugating enzyme E2-18 kDa (The sequence of the model RefSeq protein was modified relative to this genomic sequence to represent the inferred CDS: deleted 1 base in 1 codon), with translation MSASRRLSRELSDILASKSKILRNIEASDESLLLWTGLLVPEKAPYNKGAFRIQISFPTQYPFLPPKILFKTQIYHPNINEKGEVCLSIITADNWKPTTRTEQVLQSLIDIVHSPQPEHPLRSDLAEEYVKDNKKFMKTAEEFTKKNAEKRP, from the exons atgtctGCTTCACGTCGTTTGAGTCGCGAACTGAGCGATATTTTAGCTTCC AAATCGAAAATACTGCGCAACATTGAAGCCTCGGACGAATCGTTGCTACTGTGGACAGGACTCTTAGTGCCAGAGAAAGCACCTTATAATAAGGGCGCCTTTCGCATTCAGATTAGTTTCCCGACTCAATATCCGTTTTTGCCACCAAAGATACTCTTTAAAACGCAGATCTATCATCCCAATATCAATGAGAAGGGCGAAGTCTGCCTTTCAATTATCACAGCCGACAACTGGAAGCCAACCACACGAACCGAGCAGGTTCTTCAATCGTTGATTGACATTGTGCATAGTCCACAGCCCGAGCATCCACTGCGTTCCGATTTGGCGGAAGAGTACGTAAAGGATAACAAAAAGTTTATGAAAACGGCTGAGGAGTTCACCAAAAAGAATGCCGAAAAACGTCCTTAA